A genomic stretch from Candidatus Nealsonbacteria bacterium includes:
- a CDS encoding pilin translates to MKKILPILIGTLLALPLLVGPTVVLSGTPPEAAPMVEIMPALTRITNWVFAILMIVAVIMIIVGGFHFVTAAGDETMIKRGKTMLTYAIAGIIVALLARGLVAFIRMIVGAPAAPPLP, encoded by the coding sequence ATGAAAAAAATTTTACCGATTTTAATAGGAACCCTTTTAGCCCTGCCTTTATTGGTTGGACCCACGGTTGTACTGTCAGGCACACCACCCGAAGCAGCTCCGATGGTTGAAATTATGCCTGCCCTAACCAGAATTACTAATTGGGTTTTCGCTATTTTAATGATTGTTGCCGTGATAATGATAATTGTCGGCGGTTTTCACTTTGTTACTGCGGCTGGAGATGAAACAATGATTAAAAGAGGCAAAACCATGCTTACTTATGCTATTGCCGGAATAATAGTGGCTTTACTTGCCAGAGGATTGGTAGCTTTTATCAGAATGATAGTAGGAGCACCAGCAGCACCACCATTACCATAA